ACAACATGAAAATCCAACCTTTCAACGTGGTGCATATCGGTGTCCTTGTCATCCAAACAGAAGCCCGCTTCTTGAAGTGCTCGGGCTACTTGTTCTTGTGGCGTCTATAGGGGAAAAGAGGGATTCCATCAAATGAAAATATGttaatcattgaaaaatatacaatagaaaaacatgttaatacaGTGAATGGTTGTTAGAATCTTACAAGTCACGATTCTAGTCTTATGATTATTCTCCaatcacaaacaaaacaacGCAAGATGTAGGTTGTGGGGTGAATCGCAAGTGTACATGAATAGGGCGAATTGGTTTCGGTTCAACTTTATTCAGTGTAACTAGTTCAATTTTATGAGTCAACTCAAATAGAAACTAACATGGTAATTTTAGAATAGATGGTAGCAAGAGGAATGCTAAGTCTAGAAGGCATGGATGATGACAACATATACATAATATTCTTCTTCGGTAAATCATAATGTTCGAAACAAAAACCAATTAGACATAAATTTTCACAAGGGAAAAGGTGAAAGAAAGCAAGTGTGACAAAGACAGGAGGAGTGACAATCGCGATCAAAAGCAAAACGAATTAATACCATAGCAGCACTAGCATGGGCCAACATATACCAACAAACAATGCaaagaaatttcaagaaaatcatcCAACCAACCTGGTTTTGAAGATAACTCTCAATGGTTTTGCCAGCCCTCTCAAAAATTTCAAGCAATAGTAGGGCAGACATCATCAAATTCTGCTTTTCCTTGCAGCTACTTGATAACTTATCGTCTTCACAACAAATTTCCAGCTTCACTTGAAGAGCACTTAGTCGTGCAAGCTCAGAAATGATGAACTCACGAAGAGTCACGCAATGATCTAGACAACTAGAATCATGATTATTTTGAGATAAAGATGATTTCTTAACCAAGGAAACAGAAGTAACCTTCTTTCGAGCCACCAAAAGTAGAACAGCCAGCTCTACAAGCCTTCCATGTTGTGCATAGCAAAAAATTTCCTCCCCAAGTTCATTTGTCTCCCGAGCAAGCAACCTCACGATTTCCAACTTTGATCTCTGCATTAATAGGGACCAGCAGCAAAATAAATGACTAACCTCAAAATGAAATAGAATAGGCAAACAAATGAATATCCAATGACTTCAAATTAGGAAACAAACCAATTGTGGCAGGCAGAGAACCATAAGCATCTTGTAAATTGATTGATCTGGAGTCAAAATCTTGAAATGAATTAGATAGCTACTGCAGTTggcattatatataaaaactatgttAGAGCTTATATAAGGGAGATATACTTGGATAACCCTAAAATTAAGAGAGTGAGACTTTTATTACATGAACATGCACTCTTAAGAAACCACAATGTGAGTAAATTGGAACTTTAATGGCAACTCTCaatagaataaaagaaaaggtagttACCTTAACAAGTGAAGTGAATAATTAAGAGGAAGCATTTgatattgattaaatatatcaaaCGGGCTCCTGAAATCTGTAGGAGCATTGTGCTTTAGGAATAACTCAACCAATGGAAGACAAGACCTCCAAACTGCCAAATGTAGTGGGGCAAACCCAAAATCAGGATGAACTGCATTAAAATCAATGTGATTCACAACTGCGATTATGCATTTCACTGAATTGAAGTTAAAGAATGTCATTAAGCATCTGATGTGCAATGTCCATGATATCTGGCCTTGGTGGTCTACTGGCCCCTTCAATGTTTTCAGAAATCTGTCTACATCATCAGCGAGTAAAATGGCGGTGATTGGACAATCATACTCGCCACAAAAATGCATCAGACCACAACCATCCTGAGAGAAAACagtgaaaagaaaacatatattactattattattgctaacaacaaacaaaaacttcaTACAAGCTAAAATCACCACGCAACGATTACTACTGGTAGCAAAGCCCAAAATCTCTGAGGTAGTTAGTTAAAGTTTCTCTCTTTCGCAAGGCTCATAGAAGGTCTTAGTGGGACCGAAGATTCTGTTCAGACCATGTCGGTCCGTTTATatgttttgctaaaatttaattattttttttttgttaaaatataataggatttgtatgttttggctcgttttgatgtgttgatgtcaaaaataatttttaaaaaataaaaaaatatatcttaggCATGCATTTTAgcacaaaaagttatttgaaaagcaaccactaccataCTGTTAAACATACTCTAACACCCAACTTTTAAACCCTAAAATTGCtgcttaataaataaataaataaagagtttaaaaacaaaatgcatacATGGTTCTGAATGTGATTGTGGGAATCTTCATCAGAATCATAATCTTCTTCTTCGAATCTTtacatccaaaaaataaaaataaactcatcgtaaataaataaattaaacaagaagtatgaaataatatgtttaaataaatttccttCGAATAGGAaacgtataaaaaaaaaaaaaaggagtctTACACTTTTCTTTTGAGAGCTTGGACAAGTGCAGAGACTTTCTTCAACATCGAAGACGTTAAATGAGAAAAGGAGATCGgcattaaaatatcatataaacAATCTTCTTTGGTAAATCAGTCACGAAAATTAGGAACAGCAGGCGACGCAGCGCAGGAAAggccaagtttttttattttgatgataggttattaggttttaaattatacgattcttttttatttgtttccgCTTCTGCGGATTGCTTCAATCTTATATAGTGAGTTTTGCCTTATAAATTTGCAGCCGGCGCTAGGgctaactttatatatatatatatatattaaaaattataaaatccaaaaagcGTAAGATATGGTGTTAGAGCCAAATTCAAGTTTTTATACCCGGACTTCCagcaaaacccataaaaaacatTGGGTGTGGCTACAATACCATGTCTAACAGTATTGGATTTGGCTGCAACTTCAGACCCAAGAGCTCTAGGTATGACTGCAATATCAAACCTAacagtaatatttataatattaacaataatatataacTTGTTTGGCCcaagttcatatattttttaatcttttcaaaaaacaatttatggtttttttataataataatattttttttcaaatttattaatgataatgatgatgataataattttgaatttttcttgttttctaatattactaatattgtttttaaatttattaattataataaacaaatattattattaatacaaataataatatttttaataataatattattaattacaatacaaataataatattaaacatactcaagtttaagtgggtttggCTATAACATCATATACCACTTCTTAGATGATTAAATCTATTTTGTGTAAGCATTAAAGAATTTCAGTATGCATATAGATAACTTTATAATATGTGTCATGGGGGGTGCGAGCCAACGCGACGTCGTCTGGTGACAGCGAAGGCTCTTGTGGTGCCTCCTGTGTAAGGTATTATGAAGGGTCTTTgggtttaatcataaaattataattaatgtttaggagtcgccacttagtattatggtcactagaaatctatggtctgcgagagtttAAGTAAGAGACTAGTTGTgcaaaggtaaaattaaaaattgttgttgttgttaaattttaaaaaatatatatattattactattgaagaaaaaccatagATCTaatttgaatggtaaaattaaaaactataagaatttgaatattattaatattataaatattattaattttattattattaaaggaGCTGGACTTCAGGTAACTTGGGTCTAGTAAGGGCATCATGcccaagtttattattattattattaaaatattattactctTGGATTTGGtattgcagccagacccactGTTCTTGGGACTGTTATTACTGCCAAACCCAATGCTCTTGAGCCTGGCCTCGTAGATAGATCCAGACCAAATGCTCTTGGgtcttagtttatatatatatatatatatatatatatatatatatatatatatatatatatatatatatatatatatattatgtaaaaaaaatttagccgGTGATGTAGCGTGGGCCACCTAACTAGTATTATTATCACAACTATTAtcacaatcaatattattattattgttattattattagcacAACCTTgctaatattatcattttgtacTATTATTAGCACCAACATTGCTATTAACATTACcatcattattaataatattattactaatgCTATCATAATTATTACTAGCATCACAACTATTTATGTTATCAAAAACTATCACCATCgagccctaggttgctcatatgatggccactagaggcttacatggtcgttaacttcagggtccgTGGAATTaatcgaggtgcgcgcaagctcgcccggacacccacgttaaactaaaaaaaaaaaaaaactatcaccatcactacaattattattactattattagtattattattggtTTCATccttattattactattattatttgaattataattattatcattactatcaccattattattgttgttgttgttataaatattgttCTTACAATTATCACCACCACTACTATCATAATAAACTATTGTTATTACCACCATTATTAACATTATCATTACTAGTAgtagtattattaataatattatcagtattactattactattactattactattactattactaaaaaccataaaaactttgataaaagaacaaaggaaacaaataaaaaaatcaaaagaagaaggaccaaacttaaataaatattattactattgaaaaatcataaactttatttgaagaataaagttaaaaactataaaaaactttgataaaagaaccaaaaaaaaaataaggatgaaatcgtaggaaacaaataaaatttataaaccatctaaaaaaataaaaagattaaggatcaaattcgaaagatgaaaaacttaaggaggataaagttgaaaaaacttttcaatttgaagtgatttttctaaataaaacaaataaaaaaaggactaaatttgaaaataaaaaaagttcaagggctgtcatgtttttttatggacatcatgaaagagaaattaatagaaaaaaaaaaattgatgccaaactaaatatcatcatcatacacgcattgccaaaaaaaaaaaaaatgtcaagatccatccaataacaaaacatttttttccacCGTAATTTCACTATTATGATCTCCAATAAATCACTCTTACATAGTGATTTTACCACGCGAAATAGTTTCTCTTAAACTATAGTAAGTaaaattataactataattataatattataaaagtttGCAGCCCAATTTACCTTGAGCCGAGCCGACATCGTTTGGCTATAAAAGTTATCTCTTCCCCATCCCTGTCTTTTCAACCTCCAATTATAGGGTTTAAGTCAAGACGACGTAGCAGGCAGCACTAAAACCCTGAGAGATCCACCCTCCCACCCGCCTGAagctctcctctcttttctctcttttttcaatttcctttAATCAGCAGgtaactttcttcttcttttcccgtGATATAGTTAGCAGGGTTTGAACTTTTGTCATGTGattaggaaaaaaagaaagaatgattactgattttattaaacaattttCTCAGATCAAAATGGGGTTATCCAAGAAGCTGTCAAGGAAATCAAGCAGAGACAGTGACGATTTTGATGACATGGAAAGCGAGCAGCTTCTTACTACCGTTAGTCGTGTTTTGGCCTTTCCTCTGTTGCTTTGCTTAATGGCTGACAGCGATTACGATTTAATTAATCACTGATTTAATTTATGATGCAgatggaagattatgatgatgatAGGGAAGACGACGAAGATGAAGAGGAGGGGGGGTGGAGGACggcgaagaagaagaggagcaagaagaaggagaggagcaagaagaagaagacgaagagaGTGGAAAAGATTGCCTTGGGGATTGTGTATTCAATTCTTATCTTCCAAATGCAACTCTGCAGATTTGTATCATGAGTTTATTTTTCCTTCCAGTGACTGCTTCCTGCCACCCCATATCATTTTCGAAATTGAAGTGTCGAAGAACATCATACTAACAATGGTCATTGTTTGGTGGTTGATTTGCACATCCAATGAGGTTGGGGAGTTATTTGAATCGGGAATCCAGCTCTCTTATCTGCTTCTACTACTAGCTTTGCTTGGGGTTGGAACTTTCTTTGTTATTCGTCAAGTCCTAACGCGTAGAGAGCTCGTCCTTTCTGCTAAAGAATTGCAGGCAAGTTCCTCTTTTTTAATCTGTATTATGCTTTCCAAGAGTTCACTCTTCCCTGCCACTGACATTTATTACAATACCGTCTGGGAAATTCTTAGATATTTAGATGGAGAGGTCAGTTTGCTTAGAAAAATAGATCCATTTAGTTTCTCTTTCACCTTCCCCTGCACTCCCATCTCTTGTTTGATAGTCATAACAGGCATTGGCCATCTGCATTTTGTTTAACACGATCTTATTATCTTGTTGCGTTTTCCCCTTTTAATCTCAGGAGCAAGTAAGAAGTGGTGATGCCACTGCAACTGGGCTTTTTGAACTCGGTGCAGTGATGCTGAGGAGAAAATTGTACCCGGCTGCTACTAAATATTTACTTCAGGCAATTGAGAAATGGGATGGTGATGATCAAGATCTTGCCCAGGTATGATTGCCTTGGGGTAAGTGCTTCTGATTTGACCTAACAGTTTCGTGTATTGTCTTAGGAAATGCCaagcaacataattttttttttgttttcactaataaaagaaggaaaaagaaaatttgatatGCTCAATCATACTTGATGGTCAGGTTCATATATTTAGATTACTGTCTACGAATACATTTACCGAATGGTTTGATGTTGGTTCACTGTATTTTGGAATCACTGCAGTCTGTTACTGCAATCCTTTGCCTGTGTGCACTGACACACCAAGAAAGTTGCCTGCATGACACACTGAGAAAGTTGTCGGGATCTAGTCTTGGTGTTAACCCCTTGCAGGGATGGGTAATCAACTTGCAAATTATGAACAAAGACTAGATAAGAActgaatatctttttttcttgagcAATTAAGACAAGACAGGGAGTGCCCTAGCCTGTCTTTCGAATCAACATGATAACAATTCTCGTGCATGATATTGATGATGAGTTCCTTTCTGCCTGCCAAATATTTGGATAGGTTTACAATGCCCTAGGCGTTAGCTATGTTCTTGACGGGAAGCTTGACAAGGGAATCAAACAGTTTGAAGCTGCCGTGAAGCTTCAACCAGGTTATGTCACAGCCTGGAACAACCTCGGCGATGCccatgaaaagaagaaagacCTGAAGTCAGCTCTCAAGGCATTCGAAGAAGTTCTACTCTTTGATCCTAACAATAAGGTGGCAAGACCCAGAAGAGATGCCTTGAAGGATAAGGTACAAATGTACAGAGGAGTTCCCATCAAGTCTAAGGATAGATGAATCTACTAGCTACTGTCCTaagattatcaattttttccttctttataaATTTTGTCATCTTAAGCAATGCTGAACTTTTCTTCCTCTAACAAATTTTTGTACCTTTTCCAAAAATTATATGTCCAGAATCGAACATCCTTTGCTTTTATATCTGGATGActgaatgtataattttcagaaattgctatttttttcaaatgaaaagtcTTCTTTTAGACGATAATGAAACTATTTTCACAACCCCGAACAATCCCGGtccttattttatctttttctcaCATCACCGCTGAAACAATCCAGGAAAAACATCACGGACaggaaattacaaaaactaGAAATACGATACATGCCACcgggttaaatatttttattttttataaaaaaactatctatgtagattttttaatgcattttgataattcaaaaaatataacaaattaaaaaaatatattttcatgataattaTAGTTATCAAACCCGATCTAGGGGTTGATTCAGCCAAGGAGTCGGGTCCTGGATTATATAGGTTGACTCGAGTCAAACCCGTGATGTTcacaaaataagaaataaaaacatgggGTTGGGAGCTGACGAGTCTAGGTCCAACTTGGGGTTGGCCACACTTGCAGTGCAACCAAACTGTGCAGGTCCATAATGAAAGCACTCACAGGGCCGTTATAGTGCAATCCTCAATGAAAGCACCCACAATGCATAGTAGGCCGTGGCATAATGAACAAATAGTGTAATCCATAGTGAAAGCATTTACAGGACAACTATAATGCAGTGCAATTCACAGTGAAAGCATTCACAGTGTACAGTAGCCCGTGTCACATTTAACAAACAGTGCGGTCCATAACGAAAGCACTCACAAGACAACTATAGTATAATTTACAGTGAATATACTCAAAGTGCATAGTAGATCGCGCTATAGTGAAACATTGATCGATTTTAGTTAtagtaaattaataaattctaatataatgttattattttttagattttaattattggCCTTAATTGGCCACAAGAGGACAATGGTGACAATATGGATCCTCAGCTAGTGTCTACGCGCTTTAGTCTCATTTTTTATAAGACTATTGTGAGCTAAGATCCATAAGAATGCCTTGATTCTTTCTGGGCCAATCAACTTCCATAGAGAAGCTTGATCATGGCGGTGCCCAGGAGTTTCAACCTCGGTGGCACATGCTGATTGTATAGAAAAGTTACCACTTGTGAAGAGGCCCCATGCAATAAATCGAATCACCATCCATATCAACACAGGGAGGAGGATAGCTCGCCATAGCCATTATCATCTGCACGGGTAATAATGAACGAGCTAATTAAGATTCTCACTTCCATTTTACAGAGGGAGGAGGATAGCTCGCCATAGCCAATTGTCCATGCTCAAATCCATCACCCATGGACTATATATCCGACaccatcaatcaaatgaggccAGATCTTACAGATTGCTTTCCATAGCGAGAATCTTTTCCTTTAGCCTGCTATGCTTGCCTCGAAGAACACCTGTCCAATGACTGTTGCTGTCATGAATAATTCCCCAACCTAGTTTCATGATAAATGCCTTGTTCCTTCGAAGACCTATCCCTCCATCTGATCTAGAGTgacatattgttttttatttgtcaaagaaccatttcaattcaataacttaagctgttaggtgagatcctagaatatgatttatattattctctaatacatccccttaagtgaaagctctttgagcttgaaacttgcacaaacttacattaccttatgcttaatttttatcaaataaatgggaatgatgagattcgaactcgtgaccgcttagtCATTAAGattctgataccatatcaaagaatcatcttaacccaatagcttaagctgttaggtgaggtcccaagatatgatttgtattattctctaacaccatTCTGCAAGGCGAGGTCGTCTTCTATGTTCATTTTCCCCGTACAAAATCCTAGCGTATTCTTTCAATGTCAATACAGAGTGATTTCAAGATAAGAGAAGATTGCATGGGATACAAAGGCACTGTTGCTAGGACTGATTTACAAAGAGTTATTCTCCCAGCTAGAGATAAATTCTTCGATTTTCAACTGGCCAATTTCTGATTGCATGATCTCAATAATATAAGCATAGGTTTTGTTTATTAACCCGCAGGTCCTCCGTTTTAACGGAACCACTCTCACGGCTGATGATTCTTGCCAAATTGGATGAGATAatttgtggaaaaaaaacacCATCGTCTTTGCAGTGCTCACCTTCTAGCTAGAAGAAGCACTGGACATATTCAATCATTGCATCACACTTTCCAACTGTATTTCACTAGCTTTAGCAAATAAAGACATGTCATATGCAAAGCATAGGTGAGAAACTGGATGCCCCCATTTGCCTACTTTAAAAGGCTTCCAAGACGCTTCCTCCGTTGCTTTATAGATAAGTTGAGATAATCTTTACAGACACAGAACAAATATATAAGGTGAGAGAGGATTTCTTGACGGATTTTAGCTTTAGTTTTGCTTGTAGTGAATGAAGTTGGAAAATCTAGCTAGAAAATATGGGTATTtagggaaaaataataattaaattaagaagaagaagaagtttttttcaAGGCAGCAAAGAGACTTTTCCCTAAAGAAAGACGCCAAGCTTTAGAGTGAGCCTCACCCTTTTTAGATTTAGAGTGAAGAAACAACAACGAGATGGCTCGGATGCAAGAAATGCTGCTTTAGAAAAGATTGAGGGTGAAATGCAAGAAAAGCCGAAGTTGAACTGGGAAACatgaattttatgtttaaattcaaataacatCTCTGTTTGTTAGAATATTATATGCatgaagaaggaaaaatagaatgttatgtttaaataagattttatttagaaaattaattagtCGTTTAAATTGGGAAACATGAATTTTCtatattatgtttatatatatatatactttaaacaaataaacattttattattatttagcgAAATATTTAGGTTAtacctatatatataattaatatctaatcaatattgatatcaagaaaaaaaattaaataaataaccatatatatatatatatatgtcaacaatattcaaaaaataattttcatttgaaCATGTTTCAAATTTTTAAGACTTCAAAAGTTTTACAAAAACACGAAATATTGGATATATTCTCCTCTTTTCCGAGAGAGAATGGAAAAGAAAGCTGAAGATATATAAATAGATAATGAAAAACTATCTTCTACAATTACAAAAACTCCTTAAATTCCTACATGAcattatctttatcaattttttaaaataaaatagaatccaTGATCAAGTACGGATGggaatttaattgaaaactcTGAAACTTGACAGATAGATAcaaaaatttacttaaaaattaacaatatatatatatatatgttgtgttTAGGTTTGCCCAAAATTCTAAAGAACCATTCATCAGAGATCAAGCGATGTTTATGTTAATGCTTAATCACTTTCACTTCTTTTAAATAGCAGAAAAACTACTTATAATAAGAGccaaattattaatttggtattttaaacAGTGTAAATATGGCATTTTTCATATGTGcattccaatgaaaaaaaaactattaaaaaaagctaattatattttaatatatttgctattaatttaattgtaacTAACTAATATgactctaattattatttttaaaaaaataaaaatatattaaacgaACTGACTCTTTCTGTGGAGATGCCAAGAGGACAATAGGATTATGCTAAAGGTGCCTTTAAAAGAATGagcaagcttttttttttttcttttttttcttcttttgatgtTATGGGTTCGCATTCTTTTTCCTCGAAAGGAAGCACCAACGGCTAATAAGATCATGgtccaattttatttatttttattttttttattattttttttcacattttattaTGTTGCTTTTCATGGACTTCGTTTTCAAAAATTGgattctcttcctcttcttacAAACAGCAGCATTATTCAGCTTATCCGCTTCCCGTCATTGCATAGGTCATTCTATGAAATCACAAGCAGGATTCgtctatgaaattaatttgtcacGTTGTACCAATTACATGGCCATATGT
This genomic stretch from Populus alba chromosome 19, ASM523922v2, whole genome shotgun sequence harbors:
- the LOC140954152 gene encoding tetratricopeptide repeat domain-containing protein PYG7, chloroplastic-like, whose amino-acid sequence is MTWKASSFLLPWKIMMMIGKTTKMKRRGGGGRRRRRGARRRRGARRRRRREWKRLPWGLCIQFLSSKCNSADLYHEFIFPSSDCFLPPHIIFEIEVSKNIILTMVIVWWLICTSNEVGELFESGIQLSYLLLLLALLGVGTFFVIRQVLTRRELVLSAKELQEQVRSGDATATGLFELGAVMLRRKLYPAATKYLLQAIEKWDGDDQDLAQVYNALGVSYVLDGKLDKGIKQFEAAVKLQPGYVTAWNNLGDAHEKKKDLKSALKAFEEVLLFDPNNKVARPRRDALKDKVQMYRGVPIKSKDR